The Methanoplanus sp. FWC-SCC4 genome has a window encoding:
- a CDS encoding zinc ribbon domain-containing protein has product MDYKYCPYCGESVNAGEQNCRSCHAEIPLNISQLKVPLVSVFLSALFPGFGQVYNGDSLFKGLLIFFGCVAGSFFFLIPGLVIWIYGMYDAYSVSEKMNKREIAYKETKNRDLVLMILIPLIFMLILMFISIYVALMIYGSINQVIPGMDYLSDPQIYINELQ; this is encoded by the coding sequence ATGGATTATAAATATTGTCCTTACTGCGGAGAATCTGTTAATGCAGGTGAACAAAACTGTAGAAGTTGCCATGCAGAAATTCCCCTGAATATTTCGCAGTTAAAAGTTCCCCTGGTATCAGTATTTCTATCGGCACTTTTCCCGGGATTCGGACAGGTTTATAATGGAGATTCTCTATTCAAAGGGCTTTTAATTTTTTTTGGATGTGTAGCAGGTTCATTTTTTTTCCTGATCCCCGGCCTTGTCATCTGGATCTATGGAATGTATGACGCATACTCTGTTTCTGAAAAAATGAACAAAAGAGAAATTGCCTATAAAGAAACAAAAAACAGAGACCTGGTTCTGATGATATTGATTCCTTTGATATTTATGCTCATTTTGATGTTTATATCAATATATGTTGCATTAATGATTTATGGAAGTATAAATCAGGTCATTCCCGGAATGGATTATCTTTCAGATCCTCAAATATACATAAATGAATTACAATAA
- the xseA gene encoding exodeoxyribonuclease VII large subunit translates to MDWFGTGTLDDEKTVKTVSEVSGEIKKLLDDESLRSIWVEGEITNFKRHTSGHLYFSLTEIRNQKTYILNCTMWRSAARELDYAPQNGVKVKIYGSIEVYEPHGKYQFIARDMVPAGEGDKHLLVMKWKNDLFNEGLFEEWRKKPLPKYPMKVGVVTSPVGAARRDIENVIERRYPVEVIISPAKVQGDFAHIEIADAIHRIDGLVDAIIVGRGGGSFEDLFAFNHPDVVRAVAGCKTPIVSAVGHEVDYTLCDLAADIRAPTPSAAAEIVVPDINDLFKEMQYLRKSLDTGILGSIEKEQKHLENLCSRLHPRRLERLVNEQYERLDEYAGRLQRGINSGISVEKLNLKNIRAKIEGLDPSYPLKRGFCMIKSGKNILNSVSEMKKGDLVTFYMKDGSGDALIKEIYYEEKL, encoded by the coding sequence ATGGATTGGTTTGGAACAGGTACTTTGGATGATGAAAAAACGGTTAAAACCGTTTCTGAAGTATCAGGTGAGATAAAAAAACTTCTTGATGATGAATCTTTAAGAAGCATATGGGTTGAAGGCGAAATAACCAATTTTAAGCGACATACGTCTGGTCATCTTTATTTTTCTCTTACTGAGATTAGAAATCAGAAAACCTACATCCTGAATTGTACAATGTGGAGAAGTGCTGCAAGGGAGCTTGACTATGCTCCTCAAAATGGTGTTAAGGTAAAAATTTATGGTTCAATTGAAGTTTACGAACCTCACGGGAAGTATCAGTTCATTGCCAGAGATATGGTGCCGGCCGGAGAAGGTGATAAGCATCTTTTAGTAATGAAATGGAAAAATGATCTTTTTAATGAAGGTCTTTTTGAAGAATGGCGGAAAAAACCGCTCCCCAAATACCCAATGAAAGTAGGAGTTGTAACATCTCCTGTCGGTGCTGCAAGAAGGGATATAGAAAATGTGATTGAGAGGCGCTATCCTGTGGAAGTCATCATCTCACCTGCAAAAGTTCAGGGAGATTTTGCACATATTGAAATTGCAGATGCAATACACAGGATTGACGGCCTGGTTGATGCGATTATTGTTGGAAGAGGTGGGGGAAGTTTTGAGGATCTTTTTGCATTTAATCATCCTGACGTCGTCCGTGCTGTTGCGGGCTGTAAAACTCCCATAGTCAGTGCAGTGGGTCATGAGGTAGACTATACGCTCTGTGACCTGGCAGCAGATATAAGGGCGCCAACTCCTTCTGCTGCGGCTGAAATTGTTGTGCCTGACATTAATGATCTGTTCAAAGAAATGCAGTATCTTAGAAAATCTCTTGATACGGGTATTTTAGGAAGTATTGAAAAAGAACAAAAACACCTGGAAAACCTTTGCTCCCGTCTTCATCCCCGCCGTCTTGAAAGACTCGTAAATGAACAATATGAAAGGCTTGATGAATACGCAGGCCGCCTTCAAAGAGGTATCAATTCAGGAATCTCTGTTGAAAAATTAAATCTAAAAAATATCCGGGCAAAGATTGAAGGGCTTGATCCTTCATATCCCCTCAAAAGAGGATTTTGTATGATAAAATCCGGAAAAAATATATTAAATTCAGTGTCGGAAATGAAAAAAGGGGATCTGGTAACATTTTATATGAAAGACGGTTCCGGCGATGCGCTGATTAAGGAGATCTATTATGAAGAAAAATTATGA
- a CDS encoding DUF371 domain-containing protein, with the protein MSTKNNLQMKATEIIKCRGHYNIRAEHPSTFEITKEEHLSEKGTCIIGIGADKGALDLSPEFKKILADDRSELTIKFRVKSNEFTILAFGSSKMTFENHTDMVFRRSAFVCGRTVAIYSDHVAKTFPREIIELLQKEEEMIIEMSASIDPEALSPSVPPLREFFHSFEEVECRAHKVSDSHQE; encoded by the coding sequence ATGAGTACCAAAAACAATTTACAAATGAAAGCGACAGAGATAATAAAATGCCGCGGACATTACAATATAAGGGCAGAACATCCCTCAACCTTTGAAATAACAAAAGAAGAGCATCTCAGTGAAAAGGGTACCTGCATAATTGGAATAGGCGCCGATAAAGGCGCTCTTGATCTGTCACCTGAATTTAAAAAAATTCTGGCTGATGACAGATCTGAATTAACGATAAAATTCAGGGTGAAATCAAATGAATTTACTATTCTTGCATTTGGTTCTTCAAAAATGACATTTGAAAATCATACAGACATGGTCTTTAGAAGAAGCGCTTTTGTATGTGGAAGAACTGTCGCTATTTATTCTGATCATGTTGCAAAGACATTTCCAAGAGAAATTATTGAATTATTACAAAAAGAAGAGGAAATGATCATTGAGATGAGCGCTTCTATCGATCCTGAAGCTCTGTCACCTTCAGTTCCGCCTCTTCGAGAATTTTTTCACAGTTTTGAAGAAGTTGAATGCCGCGCTCATAAAGTTTCAGACTCTCATCAAGAGTGA
- a CDS encoding HVO_0476 family zinc finger protein — protein sequence MYSMYPEYFCPGCGDECEHEILKESGDLLVQCKCCSNIHHVPKEKEPEEIVVKAIVSVEDNSKKGIVELMEDEVVSLGDLLVGEVDGEPVGVEVTAIEIEDKRKKRAVSKDIDTLWTRVVDKVLVKVSYHDGRKTIPLYVESDGEEDFIIGDVYQTGKYRYKVTHIKLRDGAMMRKEGWKAYARKIKRVYGIKSR from the coding sequence ATGTATTCAATGTATCCCGAATATTTTTGTCCCGGATGTGGTGACGAGTGCGAGCATGAAATATTAAAAGAATCAGGAGATCTTCTGGTTCAGTGCAAGTGCTGCAGTAATATACACCATGTTCCTAAGGAAAAAGAGCCTGAGGAAATAGTTGTAAAGGCTATTGTCAGCGTAGAAGACAATTCTAAAAAAGGGATTGTGGAATTAATGGAAGATGAGGTTGTATCCCTTGGAGATCTTCTTGTTGGTGAGGTTGACGGTGAACCCGTTGGTGTTGAGGTTACGGCAATTGAAATTGAGGATAAGAGGAAGAAAAGAGCAGTTTCAAAAGACATTGATACATTGTGGACCCGTGTTGTCGACAAAGTTCTTGTAAAGGTATCATATCACGATGGAAGGAAAACAATTCCCTTATATGTAGAATCTGACGGAGAAGAAGATTTTATAATCGGTGATGTTTACCAGACAGGAAAATACCGGTATAAAGTTACTCACATTAAACTCAGAGATGGTGCAATGATGAGAAAAGAAGGCTGGAAAGCTTATGCAAGGAAAATAAAGCGGGTTTATGGGATTAAATCCCGCTAA
- a CDS encoding Hsp20/alpha crystallin family protein, with translation MVKRGMYPFHSFWNEIDEMMAEMEERLTQRLSGGYNYPVTQRFLPALTSEFRIDVLDHDDEAIVVADLPGVKREDIKAKLVDSKTLEISCEKEEQTEEENKDSGYYMRERNYGTMKRLVSLPVDVTEDGSTGTFKNGVLEIHLKKLSVSSSKGIEIQ, from the coding sequence ATGGTAAAAAGGGGGATGTACCCGTTTCATTCTTTCTGGAATGAAATTGATGAGATGATGGCCGAGATGGAAGAGCGCCTGACTCAGAGGCTTTCGGGAGGTTATAATTATCCCGTAACCCAGCGTTTTCTTCCGGCATTAACCAGTGAGTTTCGCATTGATGTTCTTGATCATGATGATGAGGCAATAGTTGTTGCAGATCTTCCTGGTGTAAAGAGGGAGGATATCAAAGCAAAACTTGTTGATTCCAAAACTCTCGAAATATCCTGTGAAAAAGAAGAACAGACTGAAGAAGAGAATAAAGATTCCGGATACTATATGCGGGAGCGTAACTATGGTACAATGAAGAGACTTGTATCATTACCGGTTGATGTCACTGAAGACGGTTCGACAGGTACTTTCAAAAACGGTGTCCTTGAGATTCATCTGAAAAAATTGTCCGTAAGCTCAAGCAAGGGTATTGAGATTCAATGA